Part of the Ruegeria sp. AD91A genome, ACGCCAAACTGGCCGACATGGTCGGTGCCCTGAGTGGCACCCACGCTTTGGCGGTCAACGTCTCGGATGCCCGCGCCGTCTTCTGTATCTCTGGTGCCAGCGCCCGCGAAGTTCTGGGTAAGGTTGCACCTGTCGATCTGTCGGCGGATGCTTTCCAGCCTGGCCAAATCCGCCGCTCACGTCTGGCGCAAGTGGCAGGTGCTTTCTGGATGGACGATGAACAGACCTTCCGGGTGGTCTGCTTCCGCTCGGCTGCGGATTACGTCTTCAAACTGCTCAAGGTTGCGGCGCAACCTGGCAGTGAGGTCGGGATCTACTGAAAGAAAAGAAGAATGCCCCGGTTCTACCGGGGCATTTTCTCATTTTACCGTGGAGCAGGTCCCGACCCCAAAGGGCTTGTTCGCAAAATTTCCCTGAACAAATGCCATGCGAACGGCGACTGTGTTGTCGGATGGTTTCAGGTTCGCTTGATATCGAACACGGGCATTGCCACCGGCGACCATTTTTTGATCGAGGTTCCAGATAACACGATACCCCTTGGCACCGCGGTCTTTGAATTTTGCTTTGGCCCAATCTTGGTACGACGTTGCGGCCATCGCCGAAGCTGTGGTGGGGTCGATCCGGAAAGCATACTCTGGCGCAATCCAGCCATGGGCGTCTTGCTTGGTCATCTTGCAATGATAGGTAACTGTTTCTGCCGTAGCGGTTTGTGCAAGCACTGCGGCGGTGACAATCAGGAAAAGTCTTTTCATTTTATCCGGTTGGCTGTGATTTTTGATGTACACACTCAAAGTGATACATGTCAGAGATGCAAGCTGGACTTCGCGTAAGCGAAGAAAAAGTCGTCTGACGTTCTACCCATGCATGAGAATGGTGTGAAAGCGGTTCAGGCCGTCTTTGGTCAGCAAGTCCGAAACCTTGAGAGGGTGCGCTTTGTCGTCCGACAGCCCCGAGTAAAACCCCAGTTCATCCATCAAAGCGCTGACACGTTCGTGCCTCTCGTTTTCCGGCAGCAATGGTGCGTGAAGCGATAGAAGCAGGGCAGGCCGCCGTTCCCTCAGCCACGCGGACAGAGTGGGTGCAACAATAAATTCCGCCCCTTCGATGTCCATTTTGACCAGCGAAACCCGTGACAGGTCGTTTGTCTTTTCGAATTGATCCCAGGCGATCGTCAGCGCATCCGATCCATGTGCGCCGTCGTGCAGAAGTGAGCTGGTGGAATCTCCGGGCTCACCGCGCACGGAGGCCATGCGTGCCACACCAAACCGATCTGACAGGGCGACTCCGAATGCCGAGACGTTCTGAACGTCATTCAGATCAAGGTTCCATGCCAGGTGCCGGAACGCGGTCGGGTCAGGCTCAAAACACCAGACATGCCGTGCCCTGCGAGCACCGTACAACACCGTCGGGCCAATCCACGCTCCGATATCCAGATAGTCGCTTTGCGGGGACAGGAACCGGTCAAGCACTGCAAATGTTTCAGGTTCCCAAGCGCCCGCAGTGGCTTTGCGCCAGAATTTCGAATGATACGGGTCCAGACGAAAGGGCTCGCCGTTCAGATTGCCCGCATAATATCCGCGGGCGCGATAGAACATCTTGCGCACCTGTGTCAGCATCGCCTGCCTCCGGGTTTTCTTGTCTCGCCCCTTGACCTGCGGCGGCAGCCAAAGCATTTAACCTTGGGAACCGCAACTTACATTTAAACAGGGGGCCGACATGGCTTTTGAACTTCCTGATCTTCCTTATGCACATGACGCGCTGGCAGCCAAGGGTATGTCCGCGGAAACGTTGGAATATCACCACGACCTGCACCACAAGGCCTATGTCGACAACGGCAACAAGCTGATCGTCGGCACCGAATGGGACGGCAAGTCGCTGGAAGAGATCATCGTTGGCACCTACGACGCGAACGCTGTCGCACAGAACGGCATCTTCAACAACATCAGCCAGTTGTGGAACCACAACCAGTTCTGGGAAATGATGGGGCCCGGCGGCAACGCAATGCCCGGTGAGCTGGAAAAAGCTCTGACAGAAAGCTTTGGTTCGGTTGACGAATTCAAATCGCAGTTCAGCGCCGCTGGTGCTGGTCAGTTCGGTTCGGGATGGGCGTGGCTGGTCAAGAATGCAGATGGCTCGCTGGCCGTAACCAAAACTGAGAACGGTGTTAACCCGCTTTGTTTTGGTCAGACCGCGCTGCTGGGTTGCGATGTTTGGGAGCACAGCTATTACATCGATTTCCGCAACAAGCGCCCGGCTTACCTGTCGAACTTCCTCGACAATCTGGTGAACTGGGAAAACGTCGCATCACGGATGTAATGAATTGAACCGACGCCGGTTCATAAAGGGCCTGCTGGCGGTGACGCTGGCAGGCCTTGTTACGGCCGCCTACGGGTTCGTCATTGAACCCGCATTGCGGTTGCGCGTGCGCAAATGGCGCATTCAGCGGGACGACTGGACGGCGCCGCCGCTCAGAATCGCCGTACTGTCCGATTTGCATGTCGGCGAACCTTATGTCGGCCTGAACCGCGTAAAGCAGGTGGTCCGCCGAACCAATGCGCTGGCTCCGGACGTGATCCTTCTGCTGGGTGATTTCTTTGCAAGCCACAAAGCTGTCTCGGACGCGGTGAAGATGCAGGACCTGGCACCCGTGCTTGCCGGGCTTGAGGCGAAGAATGGTGTCTTTGCCGTGCTGGGCAATCACGACTGGTGGGATGACAGGACGGCACAGCGGCGCGGATCCGGGCCCAATCGCTATGCCGAAATCCTGGAACAGAATGGCATTTCGGTGTTGTCCAATACTTCCATCAAGCTCGAAACTCCGGGCATCTGGCTGGCCGGGCTTGAGGATCAGCTTGCGATCTGGCGCAAAGGCAAACCACAGGGATTGGACGATCTGGCAGGTACTTTGGGGCAGATCACCGATGACGCTCCGGTTGTGATGATGGCGCATGAGCCCGATGTTTTCCCCACTGTGCCCGAGCGGGTGGCCTTGACCCTTTCGGGGCACACACATGGTGGCCAGGTGCGCCTGTTCGGCTGGTCGCCCGTTGTGCCGTCGAAATTCGGCAACCGGTATGCCTATGGCCATGTACGCGAAGATGGGCGTGATCTGGTCGTGTCGGGCGGTATCGGATGTTCAATCCTGCCGGTTCGTCTGGGCGTGACGCCCGAAATCACCGTTGTCGAGATGTCCGCCTAAAGGGTTGATGACCGGACGGTGAAAACCCGCCGATACGCGCCCTTTTTGCATGACGGTATCTTGTTTGCTGCTCTCCAAAGCACATCTTTGTAAGGCGGAGGGAGAGAACCGCATATCACTTCAATCAATGATCGGGCTGCGCACTGTGCGTGCGCAAACGAACCCGCATGTCCGGCAGGTCGAGGGATACCCAGAACACAACCTAATCAGGAGATCGCAATGGTCGCACTTACACAGGGAACTTGGGTTATTGTTGCAGATGGAGAGAAAGCGCTGGTGATGGAGAATATCACCGATGCCGACGATCCCAACCTTGTCGTCGTTGCTGTCGAAGAACAAGACGGTCCGACCGGGAAACCGATAGACCGCGCAGGTCGTCGCAACGACGGCGGACCAAATCAGAAATCGGCAGTTGAAGAACCCACGTGGAAGGCACACGCAAAATCTCTGTTTGTGCAGGATCTGGCGAATCTGTTGAATCGCAAGGGGCTGAAAGGGGCCTATGACCGGCTGGTTCTGGTGGCCAGCCCTCAGGTTCTGGGTCTGTTGCGGCGTCGGTTGCACAGCGAAGTGCTTGGAAAGGTCGTGGCAGAGGTCAACAAGACCCTGACCAATCATCCTTTGCACAAAGTCGAGCAAGTGGTGCGCCACAGTCTGCAACCCAAGGCCAGACTGGCCTGATCAATACGGCGGGCGGTTCAACCGCCCGCACGGTTTTCCATCGTCAGGTCAGTTTGTCCCGCAAGGCGACCATGGCTGTATCGGCGTCTTCAACCCAGGTGATGAAATTCGCCAGAGACGCGTCGGCAAAGCCTTGCCCGATCACCTGGTCCAACAATGTGTGCAACGCGTCCCAATACCCATTCACATTGACCACGACGATGGGTTTGTCATGCAGTCCAAGCTGGCGCCAGGTCAGCGCCTCGAACAGCTCGTCCAGCGACCCCGGACCGCCGGGCAGAACAACGACGGCATCAGCGTTCATGATCATGACCTTCTTGCGCTCGTGCATTGTCTCGGTGATCACGAAATGGGTCAGATCCGTTTTTCCGACCTCACGTTTGGCCAGGTGCACCGGAATGACGCCGAAGGTTTCACCTCCGGCATTCTGTGCGGCACGGGCCACTTCACCCATCAAACCGACATCTCCGGCTCCGTAGACCAGCCGCCAGCCTTCCTGCGCCAGTAGGCTGCCAAACTGTCGGGCAGTTTCAGAATAAGCCTTCTTGGCTCCATTGCGTGACCCGCAATACACACAGATTGATTTCTGAGACATTAAAGGGGGGCTCCGGGGTTGTGTCAGGGGTTTTGACCCGTGATAGCGGGATTGATAGGTTGGCTCAACTGTCTGCCGGAAAGCTTTTCAACGCAAAGCTTTTGCCAGGCGGAGTGAAAGGAAAATAATGGACGCCAAATCGGGAAACGGAAGCTCGGGCAATTTCATCTGGGGGGTGATTGCGGGTCTTGTTGCGATATTGGGCGCGGGTGGATTGTATCTGTCCGGCGTCTTCACCAAAGCGCCCGAGCCGAGCGCCCCGCAGGAAACCGCATCCGCCGTAGCCCCGGAACCTGAAGAGCAGGAGGCGCAGGTTTCGGAACCGGAAGCGGCTGAACAGGCGGCTCCCGCTGACAAAGAGCCCACGACCGAGCCTGCCGAGGACACAAGTGAAGCTGCCGAAGCCGTCTCTGACGCGGACACTGCCGCTGCAACGTCGGAAGATACCGCGCCCGAGCCAGCGGCCCCTCCGGTGCTGGATCAGATATTTGTTGAAGCGGATGGCACGGCGCTGTTGTCCGGCGATGCAGAGCCCGGAAGCCGGATCCAGGTGCTGCTGAACGG contains:
- a CDS encoding sarcosine oxidase subunit gamma; its protein translation is MSEPISALNHASYSGIAKIEECGLQGMITLRGDLSDKVLAKAVKDATGQKVPGQREALVKGDTGVAWMSTDELLVLVPYAEVDAKLADMVGALSGTHALAVNVSDARAVFCISGASAREVLGKVAPVDLSADAFQPGQIRRSRLAQVAGAFWMDDEQTFRVVCFRSAADYVFKLLKVAAQPGSEVGIY
- a CDS encoding metallophosphoesterase, which produces MNRRRFIKGLLAVTLAGLVTAAYGFVIEPALRLRVRKWRIQRDDWTAPPLRIAVLSDLHVGEPYVGLNRVKQVVRRTNALAPDVILLLGDFFASHKAVSDAVKMQDLAPVLAGLEAKNGVFAVLGNHDWWDDRTAQRRGSGPNRYAEILEQNGISVLSNTSIKLETPGIWLAGLEDQLAIWRKGKPQGLDDLAGTLGQITDDAPVVMMAHEPDVFPTVPERVALTLSGHTHGGQVRLFGWSPVVPSKFGNRYAYGHVREDGRDLVVSGGIGCSILPVRLGVTPEITVVEMSA
- a CDS encoding FkbM family methyltransferase; this translates as MLTQVRKMFYRARGYYAGNLNGEPFRLDPYHSKFWRKATAGAWEPETFAVLDRFLSPQSDYLDIGAWIGPTVLYGARRARHVWCFEPDPTAFRHLAWNLDLNDVQNVSAFGVALSDRFGVARMASVRGEPGDSTSSLLHDGAHGSDALTIAWDQFEKTNDLSRVSLVKMDIEGAEFIVAPTLSAWLRERRPALLLSLHAPLLPENERHERVSALMDELGFYSGLSDDKAHPLKVSDLLTKDGLNRFHTILMHG
- a CDS encoding TIGR00730 family Rossman fold protein translates to MSQKSICVYCGSRNGAKKAYSETARQFGSLLAQEGWRLVYGAGDVGLMGEVARAAQNAGGETFGVIPVHLAKREVGKTDLTHFVITETMHERKKVMIMNADAVVVLPGGPGSLDELFEALTWRQLGLHDKPIVVVNVNGYWDALHTLLDQVIGQGFADASLANFITWVEDADTAMVALRDKLT
- a CDS encoding superoxide dismutase, which encodes MAFELPDLPYAHDALAAKGMSAETLEYHHDLHHKAYVDNGNKLIVGTEWDGKSLEEIIVGTYDANAVAQNGIFNNISQLWNHNQFWEMMGPGGNAMPGELEKALTESFGSVDEFKSQFSAAGAGQFGSGWAWLVKNADGSLAVTKTENGVNPLCFGQTALLGCDVWEHSYYIDFRNKRPAYLSNFLDNLVNWENVASRM
- a CDS encoding host attachment family protein produces the protein MVALTQGTWVIVADGEKALVMENITDADDPNLVVVAVEEQDGPTGKPIDRAGRRNDGGPNQKSAVEEPTWKAHAKSLFVQDLANLLNRKGLKGAYDRLVLVASPQVLGLLRRRLHSEVLGKVVAEVNKTLTNHPLHKVEQVVRHSLQPKARLA